One window of Quercus robur chromosome 12, dhQueRobu3.1, whole genome shotgun sequence genomic DNA carries:
- the LOC126709504 gene encoding membrane-anchored ubiquitin-fold protein 3-like isoform X1, producing MGEGEETIELRFRIYDGTDIGQGAYALSITAATLKQKLVAEWPKDKTVTPKSVNDVKLIHAGKILEDNKTLADSKITIGDLPGGVVTMHVVVQPPVAKKKTDKNEEQMQKMNACTCNIL from the exons ATGGGTGAAGGAGAGGAGACTATTGAGCTTAGATTCAGGATTTATGATGGTACAGATATAGGCCAGGGTGCTTATGCATTATCAATAACAGCTGCAACTCTTAAGCAAAAGCTTGTTGCTGAGTGGCCTAAAG ACAAAACAGTCACACCCAAGTCAGTAAATGATGTAAAACTCATACATGCTGGTAAAATTTTGGAAGATAACAAGACACTTGCTGATTCCAAAATAACCATTGGCGACCTTCCTGGTGGGGTTGTTACCATGCATGTGGTAGTACAGCCTCCTGTAGCCAAGAAGAAGACAG ACAAAAATGAGGAGCAGATGCAAAAGATGAATGCATGCACATGTAACATCCTTTAA
- the LOC126709504 gene encoding membrane-anchored ubiquitin-fold protein 3-like isoform X2 — translation MGEGEETIELRFRIYDGTDIGQGAYALSITAATLKQKLVAEWPKDKTVTPKSVNDVKLIHAGKILEDNKTLADSKITIGDLPGGVVTMHVVVQPPVAKKKTDKNEEEMQKMNSCSCTIL, via the exons ATGGGTGAAGGAGAGGAGACTATTGAGCTTAGATTCAGGATTTATGATGGTACAGATATAGGCCAGGGTGCTTATGCATTATCAATAACAGCTGCAACTCTTAAGCAAAAGCTTGTTGCTGAGTGGCCTAAAG ACAAAACAGTCACACCCAAGTCAGTAAATGATGTAAAACTCATACATGCTGGTAAAATTTTGGAAGATAACAAGACACTTGCTGATTCCAAAATAACCATTGGCGACCTTCCTGGTGGGGTTGTTACCATGCATGTGGTAGTACAGCCTCCTGTAGCCAAGAAGAAGACAG ACAAAAATGAGGAGGAGATGCAAAAGATGAATTCATGCTCATGTACCATCCTTTAA